TGCGGGCGCATTCTGTAAACGCAGCATGTCAACGCCGTGACGACGGCGCGGCGATCGATCACTGTGCGCGCGGTGGCGTGTCGGCGGGAGTGCCCTGGGCAGGTGCAGCGGCGTGAGGATCAGTTGCTGTGCCAGTGCCAGTGCCAGTGCCGGTCGACGAGGGGGCTGTGTCGTCGTGCCCGGCTGCAGGTGCGCTGGGCGGTGGCTGCGAGGGGGCCGATGCCGATGATGCCGCATCGGTCCGCTCCATCGGCGGCATCCCCCCAGGCAGGGAGGGCGGCAGCGGCGGGTGCGGCGGCGGAATCGGCAGATCACGCGGCGCGCCGAACATGAAGCAGTCGATGAAGGTGAAATAAAGCGAGCAGTAGAACGCCGTGCCGATCACCAGCACCAGGGGCACCGAGGCGATGAACATCAGATTGGCCAGCCCCAGCAGCGCCAGCACCAGCGACACCACCATCGACGCGCCGAACACCAGTCCGATCCAGGCCAGGCCCGACATGGCAAAGGCGCCCTTGTTGCGCCAGACGCCCAGGGTGCTGGAGAACAACGCCTGCAGCACGCTCTGTCCGCCCCAGTGAATCAGGGCGGGGGCATGCCAGAAGGGGATGGAGATCAGCGTCAGCAGCACCGACTGGGTCAGCATGCTGGCCAGCAGGTTGGGGTCCAGCGCGGCGGCGGCCACGAGTTGCGGATCCGCTTTCGGGCCCGCCTGCATCGCGGTGCGGAAGCGATCGGTCGCGCCGGCGTCCACCCATTGGCTGAGCAGCATGATCAGGATGAACAACACCGCATAGGCCAGGCCCAGCAGCAACTGCGCCTTGCGGCGCTCCGGCGTGAGCTGCAGCGGCTGGGCGAAGACGGCGGCGGTCGGGGTCAGGGATTGCAGGACCTGGTGCGAAGCCAGCATGAACCCCAGCGAGATCAGCGGCAGGACGGCCAGCGCCAGCAGCGGGCCGATCACCGGCACGATGCTGACGACCCCGGGCACCACGATGGCGAGCGCGAACAGGCCCATCAGCGCGAACGGTTTGCGCTGCATCACCTTCAAGCCGTGGCGCACCCACACAAAGCCGTTGCGCGGCGGGACCGTTTGAAGATGCAGGATCATGGCAGGGACTCCAGCGCATGCCATGGCGTGGCGATGCGCTCGCGCAGGATGCGCTCGAAATGGGTGGGGTCGTGCGGCTTGAGCAGGCTGGCCTCCCGCGGCAGGTGGAAGTCCCACAGCCGCGACACCCAGAAACGCATCGCGGCGGCACGCAGCAGGCCCGGCAGCAGCCGGTGCTCCGCCCCGCTGAGCGGGCGCACGGCTTCATAGGCCGCCACGAAGGCGGCGGCGCGCTGTTCGTCGAGCCGGCCGCTGTCGAGGTCGACACACCAGTCGTTCAGGCACACGCACAGGTCGAACAGGAAGCTGTCGACGCCGGCGAAATAGAAATCGAAGAAGCCGCTGAGCTGCTCCCGGCCCGGCAGGCCTTCGAACATCACGTTGTCCCGGAACAGATCCGCATGCACCGGACCGCGCGGCAACAGCGCCGCCGCCGGGCCGAGCTGTTCCTGGAAAGCCAGCTCGCTGCGCAGCAGGTCGGCCTCCTGGGGCGAGACATGCGGCAGGACGACCGGCACCGTCTCGCGCCACCAGGCCAAGCCGCGCAGGTTGTCCTGGTGCATCGGGAAATCCTGTCCCGCCAGATGCATCCGGGCCAGTCCGGCGCCGACCTGCTCGCAATGGAACTGGTCCGGCGCGAGCTGATGGCCGCCGCGCAGCTTGTTCACCACCGCCGCGGGCTTGCCGTTGAGGCGATGCAGGATGCAGCCCTGCGCATCGGGCTGGGGCGCGGGCACCGGCAGGCCCTTGGCCGCCAGATGACGCATCAGTTCCAGATAGAAGGGCAGTTGCTCGAAGCTCAGGCGCTCGAACAGGGTCAGCACATACTCGCCGCGGGCGGTGGTGACGAAGTAGTTGGTGTTCTCGATCCCGGCGCTGATGCCCTGGAGGGACTGAAGTTCGCCCAGGGAGAGCGCGTCCAGCAGCGCCTGCGCCTGGTCGGACGTGACGTCGGTAAATACGGCCATGAACGGTGAGGGGTCAATCGAGGATCAATCGAGGGCCACAACGACGCAGGTGCGCAAGGCTGGACGGGCTGCGCGGTCGGGTCGGTGGCCGGCGGACGCTCAGAAGCTCAGCAAACGCCAGACCCGCTGACCGGCATTGCCCCGGTCGGCGCCCTGGCGGACGGGAATGTCGCGACCGGTGTCGCCGAGCAGGATCTCGTACTCGGGCGTCTTGCCGTCTTTGTTCTTGACCACAACCTTTTGAGTCAGGCCCCGCACCCGGGTTTCCTCGATCCGAACCTGATCGTCTTCCTGGACGATCCGTTCGACCTTCACGTCCGGCACGTCACGCAACTGGGCGGGCGGCTCGGGCGGTGTCTCGGCCGCCTGGGCGGACGCGCCGGCCAGGCCGGCGCCCAACAGGCTCAACAACGTGACGAGGCGGGTGATGTTCATGCCGGGATTATGCCCCTGGGGGCGGGTCGACCCGTCGCGGCCTGCATCGCGCCCGCCGCAAGATGCTGACAGGAGAGGCGCGGGCCTTTGCAACAATGGGGGGATGAGCAAACCCCTGATGCTGCTGGTCGACGGCTCCAGCTACCTTTACCGCGCTTACCACGCCATGCCGGACCTGCGGGGTCCCCAGGGCCAGCCCACTGGCGCCATCCATGGCATGGTGGCCATGCTGAAGCGGCTGCGCGAGGATGCCGGCGCCGAACATGCCGCCTGCGTGTTCGACGCGCCCGGCCCCACCTTCCGCGATGAGTGGTATCCCGACTACAAAGCCCAGCGCGCCCCCATGCCTGATGCGCTGCGCGAACAGATCGAACCCATCCACGAGGTGGTGAAGCTGCTCGGCTGGCCGGTGCTGACCGTGCCCGGCATCGAAGCGGACGACTGCATCGGCACGCTCTCGCGCGTGGCCGCCCAGGCCGGACACCAGGTGCTGATCTCCACCGGCGACAAGGACCTGGCCCAACTGGTCACGCCGGATGTGCAGCTGATCAACACCATGACCAACGAGCGCCTGGACGAGGCGGGCGTGATGACCAAGTTCGGCGTGCCGCCCGACCGGATCATTGACTACCTGACGCTGATGGGGGACACCGTCGACAACGTGCCGGGGGTGGAAAAGGTCGGTCCCAAGACCGCGGCGAAGTGGATCGCCGAACACGGCTCGCTGGATGGTGTCATCGCCAGCGCCGACAAGATCAAGGGCGTGGCCGGCGACAACCTGCGCAAGGCGCTGGATTGGCTGCCCATGGGGCGCCAGTTGGTGACGGTGAAGGTTGATTGCGACCTGTGCGTGCATGTGGCCGGCTGGCCGGCGCTGGAATCGCTGGCCTTCAATCCGGTCGACGAGGCCGGTCTGCTGGAGTTCTACCATCGCCACGGCTTCAAGACCTTGAAGCGCGAGCTGGAAAGCAAGCTTGGCGGCGCGACGCCCAAGCACGCCGCACCGGAAGCCGATCTGGGTGGTGCCCGGCCGCAGGAGCCGTATGCCGACGTGCCCACGCCGGCGATTCCGCTGGACAAGCAGTACGAGACCATTGTCGACATGGCCCGGCTGGACGCCTGGATCGAGCGGCTGAACGCCGCCGACCTGGCGGCGTTCGACACCGAGACCGATTCGCTGGATGCGATGAAGGCGCACATCGTGGGCATCAGCTTCAGCGTGAAGCCGGGCGAAGCGGCCTACATCCCGCTGCGTCACGAGGGCCCGGACGCGCCGGAACAGCTGCCGATGGACGTGGTGCTGGCCAAGCTCAAGCCGTGGCTGGAAGATCCGCTCAAGAAAAAGGTGGCCCAGAACGTCAAGTACGACACCCATGTGCTGGCCAACCACGGCATCGCGGTCCAAGGCACGGCTTACGACACCATGCTGGAAAGCTATGTGCTGGAGGCGCACCGCAGCCACGGCCTGGAAGCGCTGGCTGACCGCGTGCTCGGTCGCAAGGGTCTGAGCTACGAGGACCTGTGCGGCAAGGGCGCGCATCAGATTCCGTTTGCGCAGGTCGAGGTGGCCAAGGCCGCCGAGTACTCTTGCGAGGACTCGGAGATGTGCCTGCATGTGCACCAGATCCTGATGCCGCGCCTGGAAGCCGACCAGGGATTGCAATTCATCTACGAGAAGATCGAAATGCCGGTTTCGGCCCTGCTGGCGCGCATCGAGCGCACCGGGGTGCTGATCGACTCGGCCAAGCTTCAGACCCAGAGCGCCGAACTCGGCTTGCGCATGGTGGCAGCCGAACAGGCCGCCTACGACATCGCCGGCCAGCCTTTCAACATGGGCTCGCCCAAGCAGATTGGCGAAATCCTGTTCAACCGGCTGGGCCTGCCGGTGGTCAAGCGCACCGCGACGGGCGCGCCGTCCACCGATGAAGAAGTGCTGGAGAAGCTCTCGGCCGACTTCCCACTGCCGGCCAAGATCCTGGAATACCGCGCGCTGGCCAAGCTCAAGAGCACCTACACCGACAAGCTGCCGTTGATGGTCAACCCCGAGACCGGTCGGGTCCACACCACCTATTCCCAGGCGGTGGCGGTGACGGGGCGCCTGTCGAGCAACGAGCCCAATCTCCAGAACATCCCCATCCGCACGGCCGAGGGACGTCGCGTGCGCGAGGCCTTCATCGCGCCGCCGGGACACCACATCGTCAGTGCCGACTATTCGCAGATCGAGCTGCGCATCATGGCGCACATCAGCGAGGATCCCGGCCTGCTGCGGGCCTTCCAGGAGGGCCAGGACGTCCACCGCGCCACTGCGGCAGAGGTCTTCGGCGCCGCGCTGGACGCGGTCACGCCGGAACAGCGGCGCTATGCCAAGACCATCAACTTCGGCCTGATCTACGGGATGGGCGCCTTCGGGCTGGCGCAGTCGCTGGGCATCGAGCAGAAGTCGGCGAAGGACTACATCGACCGCTACTTCACCCGCTTCGCCGGTGTGCGTCGCTACATGGACGAGACCAAGCTGTTCGCCAAGGAAAAGGGCTACGTCGAGACCGTCTTCGGCCGCCGCCTCTGGCTGCCCGAGATCAACTCCGGCAACGGCCCACGCCGCAGCGGCGCCGAGCGCCAGGCGATCAATGCCCCGATGCAAGGCACCGCCGCTGACCTCATCAAGCTCGCCATGATCGCGGTGCAGCAGGCCCTCGATGAGCAAGGCAAGAAGACACGCGTCGTCATGCAGGTGCACGATGAACTGGTCTTCGAAGTGCCGGACGCCGAACTCGACTGGGTCAAGGCCGAGGTGCCCA
The Roseateles amylovorans genome window above contains:
- a CDS encoding BPSS1780 family membrane protein encodes the protein MILHLQTVPPRNGFVWVRHGLKVMQRKPFALMGLFALAIVVPGVVSIVPVIGPLLALAVLPLISLGFMLASHQVLQSLTPTAAVFAQPLQLTPERRKAQLLLGLAYAVLFILIMLLSQWVDAGATDRFRTAMQAGPKADPQLVAAAALDPNLLASMLTQSVLLTLISIPFWHAPALIHWGGQSVLQALFSSTLGVWRNKGAFAMSGLAWIGLVFGASMVVSLVLALLGLANLMFIASVPLVLVIGTAFYCSLYFTFIDCFMFGAPRDLPIPPPHPPLPPSLPGGMPPMERTDAASSASAPSQPPPSAPAAGHDDTAPSSTGTGTGTGTATDPHAAAPAQGTPADTPPRAQ
- a CDS encoding homoserine kinase, encoding MAVFTDVTSDQAQALLDALSLGELQSLQGISAGIENTNYFVTTARGEYVLTLFERLSFEQLPFYLELMRHLAAKGLPVPAPQPDAQGCILHRLNGKPAAVVNKLRGGHQLAPDQFHCEQVGAGLARMHLAGQDFPMHQDNLRGLAWWRETVPVVLPHVSPQEADLLRSELAFQEQLGPAAALLPRGPVHADLFRDNVMFEGLPGREQLSGFFDFYFAGVDSFLFDLCVCLNDWCVDLDSGRLDEQRAAAFVAAYEAVRPLSGAEHRLLPGLLRAAAMRFWVSRLWDFHLPREASLLKPHDPTHFERILRERIATPWHALESLP
- the polA gene encoding DNA polymerase I, whose product is MSKPLMLLVDGSSYLYRAYHAMPDLRGPQGQPTGAIHGMVAMLKRLREDAGAEHAACVFDAPGPTFRDEWYPDYKAQRAPMPDALREQIEPIHEVVKLLGWPVLTVPGIEADDCIGTLSRVAAQAGHQVLISTGDKDLAQLVTPDVQLINTMTNERLDEAGVMTKFGVPPDRIIDYLTLMGDTVDNVPGVEKVGPKTAAKWIAEHGSLDGVIASADKIKGVAGDNLRKALDWLPMGRQLVTVKVDCDLCVHVAGWPALESLAFNPVDEAGLLEFYHRHGFKTLKRELESKLGGATPKHAAPEADLGGARPQEPYADVPTPAIPLDKQYETIVDMARLDAWIERLNAADLAAFDTETDSLDAMKAHIVGISFSVKPGEAAYIPLRHEGPDAPEQLPMDVVLAKLKPWLEDPLKKKVAQNVKYDTHVLANHGIAVQGTAYDTMLESYVLEAHRSHGLEALADRVLGRKGLSYEDLCGKGAHQIPFAQVEVAKAAEYSCEDSEMCLHVHQILMPRLEADQGLQFIYEKIEMPVSALLARIERTGVLIDSAKLQTQSAELGLRMVAAEQAAYDIAGQPFNMGSPKQIGEILFNRLGLPVVKRTATGAPSTDEEVLEKLSADFPLPAKILEYRALAKLKSTYTDKLPLMVNPETGRVHTTYSQAVAVTGRLSSNEPNLQNIPIRTAEGRRVREAFIAPPGHHIVSADYSQIELRIMAHISEDPGLLRAFQEGQDVHRATAAEVFGAALDAVTPEQRRYAKTINFGLIYGMGAFGLAQSLGIEQKSAKDYIDRYFTRFAGVRRYMDETKLFAKEKGYVETVFGRRLWLPEINSGNGPRRSGAERQAINAPMQGTAADLIKLAMIAVQQALDEQGKKTRVVMQVHDELVFEVPDAELDWVKAEVPTLMAGVAALKVPLLAEVGVGANWDEAH